From one Suicoccus acidiformans genomic stretch:
- a CDS encoding YPDG domain-containing protein, whose product MVGKNNQYLKKQKQGNKVNTYAIRRLSVGVASVAVAAGIFFASDAALVQAQETTDTSISDIQPENEVPVVEEETQPEAETVAPEEETQPEAEVTAPEEETQPEAEVTTPEEESQPEAATSAEDVDADSASENKVEAEEPKVALRSADSALNEEKIDNAVSVNNSDINISTFSTDVEKVQENAIYSPGQEGDTQSYSGIAYVYRDNRLNVPSEETIGGVNVYLQWVDKDGYVSNVYKTTSRPDGTYTFNFQTPEVDQYGNVHHFQLAGNPDFAIRTWVENPDPEKYNVIKPGDHKYGFHKRLDRVNESWDFTAGVNRIVGGQVALQEKIMRNDWLVKPRDQWTTSPNQDGIWPKDGNYGRVAGNVWYENGDPQGSIAEGWKKNTWDVNATGAEVVASYVNDEIARRFDAWKEANPNYGVADFRAAQESIIREYEAEHGKGSHIAETVVGKVDSNGEFYLPFRGLYGVDHKSANAVAQLWNTVSTEEHGTLVNDEEKNNNNLEEWGRTGNVRHRHINKDYMYVAPLIDNYAIWGNTSQNNMFETLTNNSTLPVGAVNLASGNIYNINFAALAAQPMHDVKVYDTQSNFAKPGETVQNETGGLLPSQAYKIRWFKDGNPIGEAVEKTSSDVGTIDSVPITVPKDLAVPSTYTSGVFYGNSDASDLGEALAADAFIAAPGVEYEPIEVSSGEKADTGTPDFIDKDGNKYKPYYEGQKAPKYEYVERVVFTDTNDQTQVEYRPLETVNVDGQDIKVSVDPETGVVSVAASETAKLNPGQKITVPVSIVFENGLRLTADSVINIIDDRAEKDKFEPNYADKNAEYGQPVTVDAPTFNKVDGTTETPVEINDVPLSTDPAKPAFKITEPANGQPKFDCAEVDPQTGAITIPADQTNKPGETIKVPVTVTYEDGSTDDVIATVTVSSPDVIDRSDDPDAVTPDGYHRVTLKSGEGVEDFGAKAYDVKDGSSIPADKVPTPQAKEGYENPVWNGDADVKPSEDIINGPKEYVATASTVQPVEDEKIADQLDPSYKDTEVIPGKDAETESPVFVDKNGKTVNPENPSYSIDTPTNGASIDPVTGKITIPAEETAKVPGQDINVPVTITYADGSTDQVTAKVKVTAPDVIDNTDDPNAPVPAGYHKVDFAAGEGVESLTNNKVYHVKDGVALTEAQYPTANPAEGYENPEWNVKPGTAITTPTTITATATAVPEDVARVDANPSSQNVLEGKDITPIVPSVTNRPEGSTVKVTIGDGQTDSGLTVDPDTGRVSGTPTITDEQWGTDEVREIPVTIELVDKDGQPVLDENNEPVKTIATIDVYRDTDKDGKTDKDTGMPVDPNNPDVPAVTGDDDDDNDGWTDQEEKDRNTDPKNNEDYPKVSEPDANNDPNKDTTTVTGKTTPDTKVEVKDKDGNTIGTGTSDENGNITVEVPKQNPGDKVTITPGKDDENGNFTPITDENGNPKGEAETVVTEAPQITESTATNEPDSDTTKVEGKTSIPNSKVEVKDKDGNTIGTGTSDENGNFTIEVPKQNTGDKVTVTPSKEFTKPDGTTESKSGDPVEITVTDKQVTPEDATVEVTPKSQNALEHKEITPVTPNVDNVPEGGSVKVTIDGQDAYPGLTVDPSTNQVSGIPEIKDWKDDEETRQITVEVTVVDKDGHPVVDADGNPIKGESIITIYRDTDKDGKTDKDTGMPVDPNNPDVPAVTGDDDDDNDGWTDQEEKDHNTDPKNNEDYPKVSEPDANNDPNKDTTTATGKPTPEKPDTNDSEKSAEPAGQKDANSADQSSANVLPATGENDGFALYGSAALAILAGLGLVGSKKREEE is encoded by the coding sequence ATGGTTGGCAAGAACAATCAATACTTAAAGAAACAAAAACAAGGCAACAAAGTGAATACGTATGCGATTCGTAGACTTAGTGTTGGTGTAGCCTCAGTTGCTGTGGCTGCTGGTATTTTCTTTGCTAGTGATGCAGCACTTGTACAGGCACAAGAAACAACGGACACGAGTATTTCTGATATTCAACCAGAAAACGAAGTGCCAGTCGTCGAAGAGGAAACTCAGCCAGAAGCAGAAACAGTTGCACCTGAAGAGGAGACTCAACCGGAAGCAGAAGTGACTGCACCTGAAGAGGAGACTCAACCGGAAGCAGAAGTGACTACACCTGAAGAGGAGAGTCAGCCAGAAGCAGCAACATCTGCAGAGGATGTAGATGCTGATAGTGCATCTGAAAATAAAGTTGAAGCTGAAGAACCGAAAGTTGCTTTAAGATCAGCTGATTCAGCTTTAAACGAGGAAAAAATCGATAACGCTGTTTCTGTTAATAACAGCGATATCAACATTTCAACTTTTTCAACAGATGTTGAAAAAGTTCAAGAAAATGCTATTTATTCTCCTGGACAAGAAGGTGACACACAATCTTATTCTGGTATTGCATATGTATACAGAGATAATAGATTAAACGTACCAAGTGAAGAAACAATTGGTGGCGTTAATGTATATTTGCAGTGGGTAGATAAAGATGGGTATGTGTCTAATGTCTATAAGACAACTTCTAGACCAGATGGAACATATACATTTAATTTTCAAACGCCTGAAGTAGATCAGTATGGTAATGTTCATCATTTCCAATTAGCAGGTAATCCTGATTTTGCAATTCGTACATGGGTTGAGAATCCTGATCCTGAAAAATACAATGTTATAAAACCAGGTGACCATAAGTATGGATTCCATAAACGCTTGGATCGTGTGAACGAATCTTGGGATTTCACTGCTGGAGTCAACCGCATAGTTGGTGGACAAGTAGCACTTCAAGAAAAAATTATGAGGAACGATTGGCTAGTTAAACCTAGAGATCAATGGACTACATCGCCTAACCAGGATGGTATTTGGCCAAAAGATGGTAATTATGGACGTGTAGCAGGGAATGTTTGGTATGAAAATGGTGACCCTCAGGGTTCGATTGCTGAAGGTTGGAAAAAGAATACTTGGGATGTGAATGCTACAGGTGCAGAAGTTGTTGCATCTTATGTGAATGACGAAATTGCTCGTCGTTTTGATGCATGGAAGGAAGCTAATCCAAATTATGGTGTAGCGGACTTTAGAGCGGCTCAAGAATCTATCATTCGTGAATATGAAGCAGAACATGGTAAAGGCTCCCATATAGCTGAAACTGTTGTTGGTAAAGTTGATAGCAATGGTGAATTTTATCTTCCATTTAGAGGGTTATACGGTGTAGATCATAAGAGCGCAAATGCAGTTGCTCAGCTATGGAATACAGTTTCTACCGAAGAGCATGGAACTTTAGTTAATGATGAAGAAAAAAATAATAATAATCTTGAAGAATGGGGTAGAACGGGTAATGTTCGTCACCGTCACATTAATAAAGATTATATGTATGTTGCTCCGTTGATTGACAATTATGCAATTTGGGGCAATACTTCTCAAAACAACATGTTTGAAACATTAACTAACAATTCGACACTACCGGTCGGAGCTGTAAACCTGGCTTCTGGTAATATTTATAATATAAACTTTGCTGCATTAGCTGCTCAACCTATGCATGATGTTAAAGTGTATGATACACAAAGTAATTTTGCTAAACCTGGAGAAACTGTTCAAAACGAAACTGGTGGATTGCTTCCAAGTCAAGCCTACAAGATTAGATGGTTTAAAGACGGTAATCCAATTGGTGAAGCTGTCGAAAAAACAAGTAGCGATGTAGGTACTATTGATTCTGTACCAATAACAGTACCTAAAGATTTAGCAGTGCCATCAACATATACCTCTGGAGTATTTTATGGCAACAGTGATGCTTCAGATTTAGGTGAAGCTCTAGCAGCAGATGCTTTCATTGCTGCACCTGGAGTAGAATATGAGCCTATCGAAGTAAGCTCAGGTGAAAAAGCTGATACCGGTACACCAGACTTTATTGATAAAGATGGCAATAAATATAAACCATACTATGAAGGACAAAAAGCACCAAAATATGAATATGTTGAACGAGTAGTTTTTACAGATACCAATGATCAGACACAAGTCGAGTATAGACCACTGGAAACTGTGAATGTTGACGGACAAGATATCAAGGTTTCGGTGGATCCAGAAACCGGTGTTGTTAGTGTTGCTGCTTCTGAAACAGCTAAATTAAATCCTGGTCAAAAGATTACCGTTCCAGTGTCTATTGTATTTGAAAATGGTTTGAGATTAACGGCTGATTCTGTCATTAACATTATAGATGATCGTGCTGAAAAAGATAAATTCGAGCCAAATTATGCAGACAAAAACGCTGAATACGGACAACCTGTGACAGTTGATGCACCAACATTTAACAAAGTTGATGGTACCACTGAAACACCAGTTGAAATTAACGATGTTCCTCTATCAACTGATCCTGCCAAACCAGCATTCAAGATTACAGAACCTGCAAACGGTCAACCAAAATTTGATTGTGCGGAAGTTGATCCTCAAACCGGAGCTATCACTATTCCTGCAGATCAAACTAATAAACCAGGTGAAACAATCAAAGTGCCAGTGACGGTCACTTATGAAGACGGCTCGACAGATGATGTTATTGCTACAGTTACAGTTTCTTCCCCGGATGTGATTGATCGTTCTGACGATCCGGATGCAGTAACTCCAGACGGTTACCACCGTGTAACACTTAAATCTGGAGAAGGTGTTGAAGACTTTGGCGCCAAAGCATATGATGTAAAAGACGGATCAAGTATCCCGGCTGACAAAGTGCCTACACCTCAAGCTAAAGAAGGCTACGAAAATCCAGTATGGAATGGCGATGCAGATGTTAAGCCATCAGAAGATATTATCAATGGTCCTAAAGAGTATGTAGCAACTGCTAGCACAGTCCAACCTGTCGAAGATGAAAAAATTGCTGACCAACTAGATCCATCTTATAAAGATACTGAAGTGATTCCTGGTAAAGATGCAGAAACAGAATCACCAGTATTTGTTGATAAGAATGGCAAAACTGTCAATCCTGAAAACCCTAGCTACTCAATCGATACACCAACAAATGGTGCAAGCATTGATCCAGTAACAGGTAAAATCACCATCCCAGCTGAAGAGACAGCTAAAGTTCCAGGACAAGACATCAATGTACCGGTGACTATCACATATGCTGATGGTTCTACAGATCAGGTGACAGCTAAAGTTAAGGTAACTGCGCCAGATGTCATTGATAACACTGATGATCCTAATGCCCCAGTTCCAGCAGGATATCATAAGGTAGACTTCGCTGCAGGTGAAGGTGTTGAATCATTAACGAATAATAAAGTTTATCATGTCAAAGATGGAGTAGCTTTAACGGAAGCTCAATATCCAACAGCTAACCCAGCTGAAGGTTATGAAAATCCTGAATGGAATGTGAAACCTGGTACAGCAATTACTACACCAACAACGATTACCGCTACAGCGACAGCAGTTCCAGAAGATGTAGCCCGTGTGGATGCTAATCCAAGTTCACAAAATGTCCTAGAAGGTAAGGATATCACTCCAATAGTACCTAGCGTTACCAACCGTCCAGAAGGTTCTACTGTTAAGGTAACTATCGGTGATGGTCAAACTGACTCTGGCTTAACTGTTGATCCAGATACAGGACGTGTATCAGGTACACCTACTATTACTGATGAACAATGGGGAACGGATGAAGTTCGTGAGATTCCTGTCACTATTGAATTAGTTGATAAAGATGGACAACCCGTTCTTGATGAAAACAATGAACCTGTTAAAACCATCGCAACTATCGATGTATACCGTGATACTGATAAAGATGGCAAAACAGACAAAGATACAGGTATGCCAGTTGATCCTAATAATCCAGATGTCCCAGCTGTAACAGGTGACGACGACGATGATAATGATGGATGGACAGACCAAGAAGAAAAAGATCGCAACACTGATCCTAAGAACAATGAGGATTATCCTAAGGTATCTGAGCCAGATGCTAACAATGATCCTAATAAAGACACAACCACAGTAACTGGCAAAACAACGCCAGATACTAAAGTGGAAGTCAAAGATAAAGATGGCAACACGATCGGTACTGGTACATCAGATGAAAATGGTAACATTACTGTTGAAGTGCCTAAACAAAATCCTGGTGATAAAGTAACGATCACTCCTGGTAAAGATGATGAAAATGGTAACTTCACACCTATTACGGATGAAAATGGTAATCCTAAAGGTGAAGCTGAAACAGTGGTAACTGAAGCACCTCAAATCACTGAATCAACTGCTACAAATGAACCAGATTCAGATACAACTAAAGTTGAAGGTAAAACATCTATTCCTAATTCTAAGGTGGAAGTCAAAGATAAAGATGGCAATACTATCGGAACAGGTACATCAGATGAAAATGGTAACTTTACAATTGAAGTGCCTAAACAAAATACCGGAGACAAAGTCACAGTAACACCATCTAAAGAATTCACTAAACCTGATGGAACAACAGAATCAAAATCTGGTGATCCTGTTGAAATTACAGTTACTGATAAACAAGTGACTCCTGAGGATGCAACGGTAGAAGTAACACCTAAGTCTCAAAATGCACTTGAACATAAAGAAATCACGCCAGTGACGCCTAATGTGGATAATGTCCCTGAAGGTGGATCTGTGAAAGTAACGATTGATGGTCAAGATGCATATCCAGGTCTAACAGTAGATCCATCTACTAATCAAGTCTCAGGTATTCCAGAAATTAAAGACTGGAAAGATGACGAAGAAACACGTCAAATTACTGTTGAAGTGACTGTTGTAGATAAAGATGGTCATCCTGTGGTGGATGCAGACGGTAATCCAATCAAGGGTGAATCAATCATCACTATCTATCGTGATACTGATAAAGATGGCAAAACAGACAAAGATACAGGTATGCCAGTTGATCCTAATAATCCAGATGTCCCAGCTGTAACAGGTGACGACGACGATGATAATGATGGATGGACAGACCAAGAAGAAAAAGATCACAACACTGATCCTAAGAACAATGAGGATTATCCTAAGGTATCTGAGCCAGATGCTAACAATGATCCTAATAAAGACACAACCACAGCAACTGGCAAACCAACGCCAGAAAAACCTGATACTAACGATTCTGAAAAATCAGCAGAACCAGCAGGACAAAAAGATGCAAACTCAGCTGATCAATCAAGTGCTAACGTACTACCAGCCACTGGTGAAAACGATGGCTTTGCGCTTTATGGATCTGCAGCTCTTGCAATTCTTGCAGGATTAGGCTTAGTTGGATCTAAGAAACGCGAAGAAGAATAA
- a CDS encoding M protein trans-acting positive regulator PRD domain-containing protein — translation MRQVLQASQLRRLEFIEILYSRHGGWVSLPKVAEYLKTTPLNLKNDIFGLRKLGVTIITKRAKVRLDTTNSPTIETIYRDFNRHSPALNLVEEIFNTPDHTTESLSEALFISPSTVYRHINTLNKRTEEVFNVKVDKRPYRFGGDERDIRYFLAEYFAERYPLEEWPFKEVDERVLETFIQYFTRELNIGMNFSYYYFVKILTAISLIRTIQGFFIETDNSHIEPVYNVIKDQHTFKEMKKYIREHYDRELDIDFIGQMFISFLSPNYFFTIDSFYLETRLNDQINSSITYLDWMISRLMRDFDLELDNKQELIYELHNTNVLNKADLNVTPILYDQKGGFVREFSAKYPEFYEAAFKAMQGYRNHMLEKPDYYMERHLTYTLIVQWRYLICQLANRAEKINVLILTKYDEGYSRLIKDMMEFRGTQQMNIDIYDEIHFDRDTIAQSNYDILVSNFEIEPIEGKHISYNPSLFSVESLYELYQIVIKIIDERKKNDYLSKLIPDKEDDEHCDESDDDELDEIFEEA, via the coding sequence ATGAGACAGGTCCTTCAAGCTTCGCAATTAAGACGGCTGGAATTTATTGAAATTCTTTATAGTCGCCACGGTGGCTGGGTAAGCCTTCCCAAGGTCGCTGAATATCTAAAAACTACACCTTTGAACTTGAAGAATGATATCTTCGGTTTACGCAAATTAGGTGTAACGATAATTACGAAGCGTGCTAAAGTTCGCCTTGATACAACGAATAGTCCAACAATTGAAACAATCTATCGAGATTTCAACCGGCACTCTCCGGCTTTAAATCTTGTGGAGGAAATATTTAATACGCCCGATCATACGACGGAATCCTTATCGGAAGCACTATTTATCAGCCCGTCCACCGTGTATCGGCATATCAATACTTTGAATAAACGAACAGAAGAAGTCTTTAATGTGAAGGTAGATAAGCGACCTTATCGTTTCGGCGGTGATGAGCGAGATATTCGCTATTTTCTAGCTGAATATTTCGCTGAACGATATCCTCTAGAAGAGTGGCCTTTCAAAGAGGTGGATGAGCGGGTCCTTGAAACATTTATTCAGTATTTTACACGTGAATTAAATATTGGTATGAACTTTTCTTATTATTATTTCGTCAAGATATTGACCGCAATTAGCCTCATTCGAACCATCCAAGGTTTCTTTATCGAAACAGATAATTCCCATATTGAACCAGTTTACAACGTGATTAAAGATCAACATACATTTAAAGAAATGAAGAAATATATTCGCGAGCATTATGACCGGGAACTAGACATTGACTTCATTGGCCAGATGTTCATCAGTTTCTTGAGTCCGAATTATTTCTTCACAATTGACTCATTCTATTTAGAAACACGCCTAAACGATCAAATCAATAGTTCCATTACTTATTTGGATTGGATGATTTCCCGCTTAATGCGTGACTTTGACTTGGAATTGGATAATAAACAAGAATTGATTTATGAACTACATAATACCAATGTTCTTAACAAAGCCGACCTCAACGTCACCCCTATCCTCTACGACCAGAAAGGTGGCTTCGTGCGCGAATTCTCGGCCAAATATCCAGAATTCTATGAAGCAGCCTTTAAAGCCATGCAAGGCTACCGCAACCATATGTTGGAGAAACCTGACTATTATATGGAAAGGCATTTAACCTATACGCTGATTGTGCAATGGAGATACTTAATATGCCAATTAGCTAATCGCGCGGAGAAGATTAATGTCCTGATTCTTACGAAGTATGACGAAGGATATTCTAGGCTCATTAAGGATATGATGGAGTTTCGTGGAACTCAACAAATGAACATCGACATCTACGATGAAATTCATTTCGATCGGGATACGATTGCTCAATCGAACTACGATATTCTCGTCTCAAATTTCGAAATTGAACCCATCGAAGGTAAGCATATTTCCTATAATCCGAGCCTCTTCTCGGTTGAGTCACTTTATGAATTGTACCAAATCGTCATTAAAATCATTGATGAACGCAAAAAAAATGACTATTTAAGCAAGCTCATCCCTGACAAAGAAGATGATGAACACTGCGATGAAAGTGATGACGATGAATTAGACGAAATCTTTGAAGAAGCTTAA
- a CDS encoding PhnE/PtxC family ABC transporter permease gives MGDEVHHFYGTILGFVLSIPFALLSAKNLWKKHTWLATLVRGLLSLLYSVPALICAILFVRVVGPGLLAGASALGIQLIGMLGKLIGDELDRIDETPIETKLATGSTKM, from the coding sequence GTGGGAGACGAAGTTCATCACTTTTACGGTACCATCCTTGGTTTCGTGCTCTCTATACCCTTCGCCCTCCTCAGTGCCAAAAACCTCTGGAAGAAACACACTTGGCTTGCGACTTTAGTCCGCGGTTTGTTAAGCTTACTGTATTCCGTACCAGCCTTAATTTGCGCAATTCTCTTTGTCCGCGTCGTCGGCCCAGGACTCCTTGCTGGTGCCTCAGCCTTAGGCATCCAGCTCATTGGGATGCTTGGGAAATTGATTGGTGACGAATTGGACCGCATTGACGAAACGCCAATTGAGACCAAGTTAGCCACTGGTTCAACAAAGATGTAA
- a CDS encoding helix-turn-helix domain-containing protein, translating into MINSTTTGCRFKHFTPEMRGRLEQMYQEGTYSQVQMAEILGVSQSAVSRVVKRGRVRQKDYNSKYYTTYIAEVGSRVYQENRANCRVKSIYRYSQHFFSELEKALLTPTKGRIFSVDTFVHSYRRNNPLELVSCTKTVYQYIDQQLLKVRNIDLPMKTRLRLRKQQSPPWI; encoded by the coding sequence ATGATAAATTCTACCACAACAGGCTGTCGATTTAAGCACTTCACCCCTGAAATGCGCGGCCGATTAGAGCAGATGTATCAAGAAGGGACGTATTCTCAAGTCCAAATGGCAGAGATACTCGGCGTTAGCCAATCTGCTGTATCAAGAGTGGTAAAACGCGGAAGAGTTCGCCAGAAAGATTATAACAGCAAGTACTACACCACTTATATCGCTGAAGTCGGTTCTCGTGTTTATCAAGAAAATCGAGCTAATTGCCGTGTTAAAAGCATCTATCGCTATAGTCAGCATTTCTTTAGTGAACTTGAAAAAGCTTTGTTAACACCAACCAAAGGACGCATTTTCAGTGTTGACACCTTTGTTCATTCCTACCGAAGAAATAATCCATTAGAGCTTGTGTCCTGCACCAAGACTGTCTATCAATACATTGATCAACAGCTCTTGAAAGTCCGCAACATCGATTTGCCAATGAAAACACGCTTACGTCTCCGAAAGCAACAGTCACCCCCATGGATCTAA
- the tnpB gene encoding IS66 family insertion sequence element accessory protein TnpB (TnpB, as the term is used for proteins encoded by IS66 family insertion elements, is considered an accessory protein, since TnpC, encoded by a neighboring gene, is a DDE family transposase.): MIRLTEEDSYYIVYGKTDLRKGIDTLAILLQHDFNHDPFDGAYYFFCGSRSDRFKILHWDGEGFQLIYKRLENGKVHWPRANQACLEPMSLMEVTRLLKGFPLKSSISVSSKKLFY; this comes from the coding sequence TTGATTCGACTAACTGAAGAAGACAGTTATTACATCGTCTATGGTAAGACTGACCTGCGTAAAGGGATCGACACCTTAGCAATTCTCCTTCAACATGATTTTAATCACGACCCTTTTGATGGGGCTTACTACTTCTTTTGCGGTAGTCGCTCCGATCGTTTCAAAATTCTACATTGGGATGGTGAAGGCTTTCAGTTAATCTATAAACGATTGGAGAATGGTAAGGTCCACTGGCCCAGAGCTAATCAAGCCTGCTTAGAGCCCATGAGTTTGATGGAGGTGACCAGGTTATTAAAGGGCTTTCCCCTTAAATCTTCAATCTCAGTTTCGTCAAAAAAGTTATTTTATTAG
- the tnpC gene encoding IS66 family transposase, which yields MVDTLTREELLSEREELLVRHEQLAKQLELLQQELHLKNEENQYLRHKLFGRSKETHQVADGQLSLFDGVPPIEESPDLPDEEDLVVPKKRKKQKGQKRKVLEQFEEVPVVHKLEDKTCPCCQDEMVEIGKTKVREEVVYQPAHYEKQVHYGTSYKCLTCSEEEPQDVIVKAPVPKAPIQNSLGSASVIAQTIQQKYVLKVPAYRQEKVWKEGGLPINRQQINRWHILCAQYYFGYLWEELAKELLSQDIIHADETSYRVIESDKTNTYYWLFQSGRHEAHPVAIYLHDESRAHRVPQEFLADFKGHLHSDMYSAYLNLPDEITVVGCFAHLRRKFYESLPSNAPPDSVAAQAVAYCDQAFALEKSWRDLPAEERFQLRQEELSVVLTNLFDLIEPYSYQATTGKLSKAIAYATKHKEYFMNVLKDSRLELSNNLAERSIKELVIGRKNWLFSSSLQGAQASGIILSLKVTADLNGLSPVAYFQLLLEELPTLYAEGTLLDRLQAYLPWSDYVKEKLGKKES from the coding sequence ATGGTTGATACCTTAACACGCGAGGAATTGCTTTCAGAACGAGAAGAATTACTTGTCCGTCATGAACAACTCGCTAAGCAATTAGAGTTACTCCAACAAGAACTCCACTTGAAGAATGAGGAGAATCAGTACCTGCGCCACAAACTCTTTGGCCGGTCCAAAGAGACCCATCAGGTCGCAGACGGTCAGCTATCTTTATTTGATGGGGTGCCTCCCATTGAAGAATCTCCAGACTTGCCAGATGAAGAAGACCTGGTAGTTCCTAAAAAGAGAAAGAAACAAAAAGGACAAAAGCGCAAAGTCTTGGAACAGTTCGAAGAAGTTCCAGTGGTCCATAAGTTAGAGGATAAGACCTGTCCTTGTTGTCAAGACGAAATGGTGGAAATTGGCAAGACCAAGGTCCGGGAAGAAGTAGTCTACCAGCCTGCTCATTATGAAAAACAAGTCCATTATGGGACCTCTTACAAGTGCTTAACTTGCTCAGAAGAGGAGCCTCAAGATGTAATCGTCAAAGCTCCTGTTCCAAAAGCCCCGATTCAAAATAGTCTGGGGTCTGCTTCGGTGATCGCTCAAACCATTCAACAGAAGTATGTCCTCAAAGTTCCCGCTTATCGGCAAGAAAAGGTCTGGAAAGAGGGAGGGCTACCGATTAATCGCCAACAGATTAATCGGTGGCATATTCTGTGTGCCCAATATTACTTTGGTTATCTTTGGGAAGAATTGGCCAAGGAGCTTCTATCCCAAGACATTATTCATGCCGATGAAACCAGCTATCGAGTGATTGAAAGCGATAAAACCAATACTTATTATTGGCTCTTTCAATCTGGCCGTCATGAGGCCCACCCCGTGGCAATCTATCTACACGATGAATCACGAGCTCATCGGGTGCCTCAGGAATTCTTAGCTGATTTCAAGGGCCATCTCCATTCGGACATGTACAGCGCCTATTTGAATCTGCCGGATGAGATCACGGTAGTGGGATGCTTTGCCCACCTTCGTCGCAAGTTCTATGAGAGCCTGCCCAGCAATGCCCCTCCTGATTCAGTTGCGGCTCAAGCGGTTGCCTACTGCGACCAAGCTTTTGCCTTAGAGAAATCTTGGAGAGATTTGCCGGCTGAAGAAAGGTTTCAATTACGCCAAGAGGAACTGTCTGTGGTGTTGACCAACTTGTTCGATTTAATCGAACCCTACAGTTACCAAGCGACAACAGGCAAACTCTCCAAAGCCATTGCTTATGCGACCAAGCATAAAGAATACTTTATGAATGTCCTCAAGGACAGTCGCTTAGAGCTAAGCAATAATCTGGCAGAAAGGTCCATCAAAGAACTGGTCATCGGCAGGAAGAATTGGCTCTTTTCATCCAGCCTGCAAGGAGCTCAAGCTTCTGGCATCATCCTATCTTTGAAAGTGACAGCTGACTTGAACGGCCTCTCTCCGGTGGCTTATTTCCAACTGCTCTTAGAAGAATTACCCACCCTGTATGCCGAGGGAACTTTACTCGACCGTCTACAGGCTTATTTACCATGGTCTGATTATGTAAAAGAAAAACTCGGTAAAAAAGAATCATAA